The genomic stretch AATCTTTCCAGTAGGCACGCAGCACCGGCAGGGCCAGCCCCTTTTGCTGGGTATGGGCAAACAGCTTCAAAATCTCCCGTTTGTGCAGCAGCAGCCTGCGCGTGCGCCGGGGCTCATGCTGGCTAAAGCTGGCCTTTTCATAGATCTGCACATCCATGTTGTACAGCCACACCTGCCCGCGCTCCACACGGGCAAAGGCATCGCTGATGTTCAGCTTGCCCAAACGGATGGACTTCACCTCCGTGCCACGCAGTTCCACACCCGCTTCGTATCTCTCCAGAATGTGAAAATCCCGGAGGGCCTTGCGATTGGTGGCGATTTCGTCGGTCATGTGCCGTGACGGCCAGGATTTCCCTGCCGACGGAAAAACATTATACGTCCTTCACGTGATACTCAGCCTTGATCTTGCCCTGGATGATCTCCAGGAGCGCGACGTCGGCTTCCCGCATGCCCGGGCGGCGGTCCACCAGCGGCGCGCGGCCAGAGGTGAGCTGTTTCACTCGCTTCGAGACCATGTTGATCAGGATCGGCGGATCTTTGACGATAAGGGCAGCTTGTTCGACGAGTTCGGCTTTCATCAGATGTGCAGGGCTTCCCCCTTTCCAAAGAACGGAGGAGGGGGAAGTTGACAGTAGGAGGTGTTTGCCATCTGGCAAGGGGGAATTTCACCCTCTTCCCACTCAGCTCATCAACGCACGCACCTCTTCCAGCGCCTGCTTCGTCCGCTTGATCCCCTCGATCTCAGTGTGCTTGCTGCCTTCGTACTCGATTCCGATGTAGCCACGGTACCCCGCCTTCACCACGATCTCCACCAGCCGCTGGTAGTCCAGGCTCATCTCCCGCCCCTCGCGGCGGTCTTCCGTGTAAAATTTGCCCGCGCCCGTATCCCAGTCATAGGCCTTCGCGCTCATCGCCTGCTTCACCCATGGCATAAACTCTCGCAGGCCCTTGTAGGGGTTGTACAGCTCACCCTTGTTCCGGTCCGTGTAAAAATTGCCAAAGTCCGGCAGGATGCCCACCCGCTCGTGGTCCGCCATCTTCATCACCCCCGTCAGCCAAAGCCCGTGGCTGGAAAGGCCGCCGTGATTTTCCACCACCACATACAGGCCGCGTTTGTCAGCCTCCACGCACAGCGCATGCAGGCCTGCCGCCGCGTGCTTCATCTGCTCGTCATAGGCCAGCTTCGGGTCGCTCGCCGCATTCACGCGGATGCTGTGGCAGCCCAGGTGCTTCGCCGCATCCAGCCATTTCAGGTGGTTTTCCACCGTCTTCGCCCGCTTCGCATCATCCGGATCTCCCAGGTTGCCCTCACGGTCCACCATGATCAGCAGGCCCTTCACCCCCTCGCCTTCCTGGCGCTTCTTCATCTCGTCCAGGTAGGCCTTGTCCAGCGCCTTGTCGGCAAACATCTGGTTCACATACTCCACGCCATCGATGCCCAGGCTCCGCGCGATTTTGCAGAAGTCCAGGTGCTCCACCGGCTCCGCCCCGTCCTTCTTGAACATCCCCTTGTTCAGCGACCACTCCGCCAGCGAGATCTTAAACAGCGGCTCCTTCTCCGCCGCCCGCAGCCCCGTCACGGAGGCAGCAAACGCAGCAGAAACAGTCTGGAGAAAATGGCGGCGGGAGGGATGGTTCAAAGTCATGATATTAAAAGAAGACCTCCAGTTCAGACCAAACCCGCCCTCCTGGCAATCTCTTTCCACCCGCCCCCCTTCAGCACCATCCGTCACCATTCCGCATTCCCCTGAAACCCCGCCACCTCCTCAGACGTTCCTGTCAGCCCATGAAAGCACTCTCCACCCTCCTCGCCCTCGCGGCCCTCGCCACCACCGCCTCCGCCGGCACCCTCTACGAAGTCCCCCTCAAAGACATCGAAGGCAAAGAAACCACCCTCAAACCCTACGAGGGCAAAGTCATGCTCATCGTCAATGTCGCCTCCAAGTGCGGCAACACCAAGCAGTACACCGAGCTCCAGGCCCTCCACAAAGAATTCGAAAAAGACGGCCTCGCCATCCTCGCCTTCCCCTCCAACGACTTCGGCGGCCAGGAACCCGGCACCAACGAAGAAATCAAAGAATTCTGCTCCACCAAATACAACGTCAGCTTTCCCCTCTTCGACAAAGTCGTCGTCAAAGGCCCTGAAAAACACCCCCTCTACCAGCAGCTCAGCGGCCCCGAATCCCCCTTCCCCGGCGACGTGAAATGGAACTTCGGCAAATTCCTCGTCGGTCGCGATGGCAAAATCATCGCCCGCTTTGAGCCCAAGGTGAAGCCCGACGACATCACCGTCACCACCGCCATCAAAGAGGCCCTCGCCAAGAAGTAATCCTCCCAGTTTAAACAGCAAAAAGGGCGCGCGGCATCTCAGCCACGCGCCCTTTTTATTTAAAGCCTCAGCCCGTCACTCAATACGGACGCGCCACCCCGATGTAGCCCGAGCCCGAAGCCCGGTACCAGGACGTCCCGCTCGTGTAATACGTGCTGCCACCATGCACCACCCGGCGCGCCCCACGCGGCAGCACCACCACCGCACCCGGGCCACCAGGCCCACGCGGATCCCGATACCCCATCGTCGGCCGGCCCGTGCGCGGGTCCCGGTCACGGTCATAGCGGCCCCGGTCGCCATCGCGGTCATCCCGATCACCCCGCCCATCACGATCATGGTCATGCCCACGGTGATCATCCCGCCCATCACGGCCACGATCATAGCCCGGACGATAGTCCCCCCCGTAGCCCGGACCCGGACGCGGCCCCGGCGCACGATACGGACCACCCGCAGGCGTCACATAGCAGGAAGTCAAAAACAAGGCAGGCACCAGGGCCAGGAGGAGGGAGGACGTTTTCATGATAAAGGAAGACCAACAACTGCCACAT from Prosthecobacter algae encodes the following:
- a CDS encoding glutathione peroxidase, which gives rise to MKALSTLLALAALATTASAGTLYEVPLKDIEGKETTLKPYEGKVMLIVNVASKCGNTKQYTELQALHKEFEKDGLAILAFPSNDFGGQEPGTNEEIKEFCSTKYNVSFPLFDKVVVKGPEKHPLYQQLSGPESPFPGDVKWNFGKFLVGRDGKIIARFEPKVKPDDITVTTAIKEALAKK
- a CDS encoding DNA-directed RNA polymerase subunit omega, with protein sequence MKAELVEQAALIVKDPPILINMVSKRVKQLTSGRAPLVDRRPGMREADVALLEIIQGKIKAEYHVKDV
- a CDS encoding sugar phosphate isomerase/epimerase family protein — its product is MTLNHPSRRHFLQTVSAAFAASVTGLRAAEKEPLFKISLAEWSLNKGMFKKDGAEPVEHLDFCKIARSLGIDGVEYVNQMFADKALDKAYLDEMKKRQEGEGVKGLLIMVDREGNLGDPDDAKRAKTVENHLKWLDAAKHLGCHSIRVNAASDPKLAYDEQMKHAAAGLHALCVEADKRGLYVVVENHGGLSSHGLWLTGVMKMADHERVGILPDFGNFYTDRNKGELYNPYKGLREFMPWVKQAMSAKAYDWDTGAGKFYTEDRREGREMSLDYQRLVEIVVKAGYRGYIGIEYEGSKHTEIEGIKRTKQALEEVRALMS
- the smpB gene encoding SsrA-binding protein SmpB, with translation MTDEIATNRKALRDFHILERYEAGVELRGTEVKSIRLGKLNISDAFARVERGQVWLYNMDVQIYEKASFSQHEPRRTRRLLLHKREILKLFAHTQQKGLALPVLRAYWKDSRVKIEIGVGKGKTKGDQREDLKEKAVKRETQKVVSSFNRKHG